The DNA sequence ttggcacaaatacaaaaaagatttaagaccaaattagaaagaaagaaaattgaggattaaattagcacaattgtaatagattttagacttttttggtaatattcTCCAATCATGTCACAAACGTGATATctcaatattttttccttttcaaattaaaacaCTTTTCGTACATTGTTTTATGAACAATTGTATTGGCTATCAAGGTTTTGGTACTTCTATATCTTGGCTAGAAATCACTAACGTAGAGATCGGCCATCATATGTTACATCACTTGCACCGACATGGAAACCTTTTTATAATTTcatgaatattttgattttcatcattttctctcttttttttcctttttaatttccaTTCCTTTATTATGGCCgacaaggctcgacctcaccatcgCCGAGCTAGGTCGTGCCTCGCCCCCTCACCGGCAAGCGCCAACTCGGCCGCTAACAATgacgaattgacataaatacaatagatgtaaatttttttttttttttgttgataaattCCTCTACTTAAAACTGAGGATAGAAGTAGAAACTAAGGAAAACCTAGACGCGCGCCTAATGGTAAGAAGAGTGCATCTTAATGATGATTAGTGCAATAGTAATCAATGAATGATAAGGCCGAGAACAGATTGAGAAAAGGCCTCACCGTCGCAGGGCTCCCCTTTAGCCAATCACGGGGAGGTTGTTTTTATTGAAAAAGCCGGGTCCCAGTCCATCGTTGTGGGCCCAAAGACGGAGCACACGTCACCTTTTGATTTTGGCCCTCCATTTGGACGACATTGCCAAACCAATAAAGTATATAATAAAAGCAGGGTCCAAATCATTTCCTTTGACTTTTTGACTTCGTTGGGATGATCACTTTTTGGGTGAATAAATTACTCATCGCGCATTAGAGCTgattttcaatatttgaaacttgaaacgtGCGCGGGAATCGAACGAAATGGTCAGATCCGATTCCAAAGTCTATTTAGAAACCAatgaatttcttgttttttttcttcgttCGAATGGCGGaagtaaaacattttcttattttcttacgATCGAGACAAATAATTAGGATGTTCGCTTTCAAGATGGATAGCTCTTGAAATTGACTCTAGAATCAGCCCACCAAGGCTATTTCGATCGGGTTCTCGAGTTGAACAGGACCGATTGCATATGCCTGGGCTTCACCGATATTGACGAACCCATTGAATTTGCACATCGCTTCGAGCAAGTCTCTATATGAGAGACGTGATCTGTCGAAATTACTTCGGTGGGAGATAATCTAGGATCTTCCACGTCCTAATCCATTTATATCGACTTAAAACCGATTAGTCAAATGCGAGCCATCGGGGGGTCCTTCATACAAATGGAAGAAACTTATCAATCGGACAAATATGGTTCCACTTTGGATGTCGACGTTAGAGGAAGACGACTCCAAAAGACGAGATTAGTGCAAACCCGTGTAGTGTAGTGCTCCCGTGGTGGGGTCCATCATGTGCTAAGTTCTTCTGGAGAACAAGTACTTTCATCAATAATGGAAGGCCAAAACTAAGGGTGGCTCAAAGTCAAAACTATGTTCCAAAAAATTGCCAGCCAAGAAATCATTTCCACCGGTATAggtgaaaaataaagaaaaaaaaatctgaattgtttaaaaaattattaacgtGAGCGAGACTTTAGGAAAATCAAACATTACCAAACTGCAAAAGTCCATTTTTTCtgctttattttaattttctacgctctggctataaaaaaaaataatttataaaaaaataatctcaAAAGGGATCGTCAAtatcaattaaaataattaatcaacaaaaaatattaaaaatatcgaTAATAACAATGTCTTGAACATTTtcgtaaatgataaaaatattttttgtttattaaattttataaataaaaattgaaattaattcaaaaaaatatattttcttataaattatttattttttacgaaacaaaggAAGTCCAGAAGCAGCTTTTTTAACACCTTTACATTTGCACATGGTTTGTGGAGCTGTTATTTGAATcgtatttttctaatttggtgTCACCACCATGTTAGATGACTATTAAAATATCCGAACCAGACAAAACCCAAATGGAAACAGAAAGGAGAAACCTACCAGTCAGAAGAAGAACTACCAGTCTCTGTTCTTGCACCAGAGATCTCTCATCCTCGCGCATGATTGATTATTGCATTCCAGCTCGTTCTTCGCTTGGTTAGAAAAGAAGCAGGTCGTTTCTTTCTTATCCCAATACAAGCTAGCCAGGTTTCTTTGTCAGCTCATAAAGCTCTCTCCTTTTCGCTTTCTCGGGaggttccttcttcttcttctgtgttTCTGCTGAATCAAGATCAAATTTTTGAGTTCAATGGCGAGGCCCGGGAACAAGATTGTACAAGCCAAGCTGGTGGGTATGTCTCTCCCTTCAGAAACAGAGAGTTAGGATCGTTCTTTCGTGCCAATTTCATTTGGTTCATGTCGTGGTGTGTTGGATGTAATAGGCAACCATGCACGACAGGGTGGGTGAAGAATTGGTTCCACATTTTGTAGAACAGGATCGACACAATCGTCTTGGACGATGTGGTATAATCAAGAATgcaaaaaaatcgatttttaagTGCGATTTAGATGATCCCAGCTTGTTGAATTGAATTGGTCAAAATGCCGAAGTATATTCAAGAATCAGTCTCGAGGGACTGCGCTCATTCTGCATTAGAATCCATATTCTGTCGATGATAGTTCATATCAAACAGTTACGCATCGCCGATACTTGATCGGCGTGGAATGATCATCAGATTAACAGTTTCGACGAAGAAGCGTATTCGAAAAGTAATCCTGAGTTTGCTCTCACAGGTGCTTCTGGGGGACATGGGAACCGGGAAGACAAGTTTGGTTCTCAGATTCGTGAAAGGCCAATTCGTCGATCACCAGGTCTATTCTTCAGTATAATCCTATCTGTCGTTGTGCTTTACTGTTCTTATCGCATGGTTTTTACCTTGTATCGGTCCATATGCAGGAACCAACTATAGGAGCtgcatttttcacccaaatTTTGTCCTTGAACGAAGCAACTGTAAAGTTCGACATATGGGACACGGCGGGGCAAGAGCGATATCACAGCTTGGCTCCTATGTACTACCGTGGCGCGGCTGCAGCTATAGTCGTTTATGACATCTCAAGCAGGGTAACTGACTCTTGAACTATATCTCGTTTCCTCGTGCTGACGAGTCTGTAATGCTGGCAAAATCTCTAATGTCCAGACTAATTTCTGAAGAACCGTGGAGTTGTCTCCATAGTGATTGCTAGTGATCCAAGTATGCGAACTTCAGAGGGCACCTAGTTGTCGGGGCAACCCCTTATATTCTGTAATCGCGTTGCTACTTCCAGTGACCGAGCAAAATGTAAATGATACTCTCCTGTGTTTGTCCATGGATGAGAGATTTGATACACTAAATCGAAGATAAAAGGCCATCTTACTGTTACTATGGCCGATATTAACCTCATATATCTCACTTTGTGGATCACAATATCTGACTCTTCGATGCAACTGATGCACACGTCCTTTGCTTCAGGATACTTTCATGCGAGCTAAAAAATGGGTTCAGGAGGTACAAAGACAAGGTGAGACCTTCAGAATGCAATTTCAATGGcaacttcttctattttttactctttttgcACATATCTTGACTCATCTCCCCTTCACTTCATAACTGGTCTTTATCTCTGTTTCGTCGCAGAATCCGTAGTTCCTTTCTGTACTTGTTATAAGGAAATCAATTATTCCTGCCTTTCCTGTTAGAAACTATGCTATGGTAAATGACTGGTTCGTATCCGCAAGAACTGTGTAGTCCTCATTGATAATGGAATTCCTCAGCAAGTCATGAAAATGAAGAGAACTTCGGTTTGCAGTTGCACTGGCAGCCTCTGTTGCTTGCTGAAATTGTTAGCCAACCATAAATTACTTTGATGGGATCTAGTAAAGCACTCGTCATCTTCAACAAAATTGATAGTCTAACTCCCGTTTTAGAGGGCAACTTTTTGCATGGCAGTATCTTTCCGACATGCCGTGAATTAACCTACTGGAGCTTCCATCCTTGGAGGGTGCAATGCAATTGCTCACCAAATCGTCAGCTCACTGATTTGCTTTTCACTTTCATTTGATTTTAGGAAATCCAAATGTCGTGATGGCATTAGTCGCGAACAAGTGTGACCTAGACCCAAGGAGAGAAGTACAGATCGAGGTACGAGCAGTTAACTTTTACTTGTGACCTTCAGAAACTGCATAGTCATCATGCTCGATGCTTCTAGTCAACCCGTCTCTGCTCATCGTGCCTCTTTGGCGGCAATCTATTTCATTCCGTTCCTAATGTAATGTCTGCCTATCTGGATTACTTGCAGGATGGGGAGCAATATGCTCAGGAAAATGGGATGTTCTTCATGGAAACGTCTGCAAAAACTGCAGAAAACGTGAACGAGCTTTTCCACGAGATAGGTAAAACTTTTCGACCACTCGGAGGGGGTGCTCGATATTGCCGCCGATTATGGTACTGTCAAATCTTACATATAGAGGATCATAATAGCCggccatcattttcttttttccaagcaGCACTTCTGCCTATATGCAACTTCCTCTCATGCATCAAATGTTTAAACAAATGAGCATTAGAACAATCACCTTATCAATCTGCAACATGAAGACACTCAGTGTCGTTCCTAAACATTTGCACGTGTCACGTCCCACTCTGTTTTGAGGCCTGTTTCACTTAAGAAGAAGATAAAGTTTGAAAAAGGGCTAATTCTCATAACGTTCTTCTTCTTGCTAACATTTGCAGCGAATAAACTGGCAAAAGCTTCACCTTCAAGACCAAGAGGGATGACTCTGAACAGTGAACCACAAGATGGGAGAAGAAAACTTCTTTGCTGTTTAGGTTGACGTCCCAATTACTTGAAGGTCCTAAGGTGACGAAAAACAACTACCAATCTCACTATGTCCATGCCATGTATATGTATCCGCCAAACCTTAATTTGTATTCTGTTCGATTGTTAATCCCCAAAACTTCTACTTGAGATGGATGGTGCCGTGAACAAATTCCAGCAGCAATCAAAATGTCCATGATAATCGCCAACTTTGAGCAGTGAATGTGCCATAGGCACAGGCTAGATTA is a window from the Rhodamnia argentea isolate NSW1041297 chromosome 8, ASM2092103v1, whole genome shotgun sequence genome containing:
- the LOC115737895 gene encoding ras-related protein RHN1-like, which gives rise to MARPGNKIVQAKLVLLGDMGTGKTSLVLRFVKGQFVDHQEPTIGAAFFTQILSLNEATVKFDIWDTAGQERYHSLAPMYYRGAAAAIVVYDISSRDTFMRAKKWVQEVQRQGNPNVVMALVANKCDLDPRREVQIEDGEQYAQENGMFFMETSAKTAENVNELFHEIANKLAKASPSRPRGMTLNSEPQDGRRKLLCCLG